In Gemmata obscuriglobus, a single genomic region encodes these proteins:
- a CDS encoding ABC transporter ATP-binding protein, which yields MLIAENLQKTYRRHAVEVPVLTRLNLEVRTGEFLSIIGASGSGKSTLLHLLGTLDEPDGGRVLLDGKRIDNLPSRARDRLRNETFGYIFQFYHLLPELTALDNVLMPAYISNSTLGWWRNRARLRHRAEELLEKMGLGHRLKHRPRELSGGEMQRTAIARALLMRPRVLLADEPTGNLDAKAGGEIVHLLRQINREEKVTIVMVTHNTEIVSETDRVVRMAGGMMIEEAPPQPRGPFHPRLAAV from the coding sequence ATGCTAATTGCGGAAAACCTTCAGAAGACGTACCGCCGGCACGCCGTCGAGGTGCCGGTGCTGACCCGGCTGAACCTGGAAGTCCGGACCGGCGAGTTCCTGAGCATCATCGGCGCGTCCGGCTCGGGCAAGAGCACGCTGCTGCACCTGCTCGGTACGCTCGACGAGCCGGACGGCGGGCGGGTGCTGCTCGACGGCAAGCGGATCGACAACCTGCCGAGCCGCGCCCGCGACCGGCTCCGCAACGAGACGTTCGGCTACATTTTCCAGTTCTACCACCTGCTCCCGGAACTCACGGCGCTCGACAACGTTCTAATGCCCGCCTACATCAGCAACTCGACGCTCGGCTGGTGGCGCAACCGCGCCCGCTTGCGCCACCGGGCCGAAGAGCTGCTGGAGAAAATGGGGCTGGGGCACCGGCTGAAGCACAGGCCGCGGGAGCTGTCCGGGGGCGAGATGCAGCGCACCGCCATCGCGCGTGCCCTGCTGATGCGGCCCCGGGTGCTGCTGGCCGACGAGCCGACCGGCAACCTCGACGCCAAGGCCGGCGGCGAGATCGTTCACCTCCTCCGCCAGATCAACCGCGAGGAGAAGGTGACGATCGTGATGGTCACACACAACACCGAAATCGTGTCGGAAACCGACCGCGTCGTGCGAATGGCGGGCGGGATGATGATCGAGGAGGCCCCGCCGCAGCCGCGGGGGCCGTTTCACCCGCGGTTAGCCGCGGTCTGA
- a CDS encoding Clp protease N-terminal domain-containing protein — MDDIFLPSGRLRPDILDEATARVLREALGHTRATNWDSVRTPHLFMGLLAAPDSGVFKWAGKLGADLPGLLDQFRDLFHQPNAEPVPPLLLNREFLSDNVIRLLRDAYGRAYDCGRGIVTPMDLLITLFTTPNSIVAECFERIGVTAAKLTELAVLAEKDVPAK, encoded by the coding sequence GTGGACGACATATTTCTTCCGAGTGGTCGTCTCCGCCCGGACATCTTGGACGAGGCCACCGCGCGCGTGCTGCGCGAGGCGCTCGGCCACACCCGGGCCACGAACTGGGACAGTGTCCGCACCCCCCACCTCTTTATGGGGCTGCTGGCCGCCCCGGACTCCGGCGTATTTAAGTGGGCCGGCAAGCTCGGGGCCGACCTGCCCGGGCTGCTCGACCAGTTCCGCGACCTGTTCCACCAGCCGAACGCCGAACCGGTCCCGCCGCTGCTGCTCAACCGCGAGTTCCTGTCGGACAACGTGATCCGCCTCCTGCGCGACGCCTACGGTCGGGCCTACGACTGCGGCCGCGGGATCGTCACGCCGATGGACCTGCTCATCACCCTGTTCACCACCCCGAACAGTATCGTCGCCGAGTGCTTCGAGCGGATCGGGGTGACCGCGGCCAAGCTCACCGAACTCGCCGTTCTTGCCGAGAAAGATGTGCCGGCGAAATAG
- a CDS encoding pilus assembly protein TadG-related protein, which produces MKVGSYENRRGRRGTILPLLGVCLIGLFGFVALAVDLGMLAVSRTQSQNGADVAALVGTRTLNNRDGVAYNNLPAAVTAAQASVTSNPHLSTNFVSGEVSKMEVGQYLYDPTSQTFQVQNWTQVTGGGAMSAPGGNSWTAMRVTLGVSQPTYFMRVFGVNSMPSGAVATAVYRPRDIAFVLDMTGSMAFSSTFNSGNAQGSSSDYQSMNPDPLVPKAGHYTTVQSRIVAADNLANSSNEALPRNNFTITTPGGPPIVRSYYYDPSNWGTPSTVASPVTTKGDGSANLLPAFHRWSPPESGADSDNYIAPTYNFAGYNAFHKGNETTPQGPTPAPDTYGTMTDASGLTYTGDRWRRRDGRIDKTTTDWSSTNNRAAYHAADLLGYTNSTPPTSAMGLNPAFATTWLNFRDPVWETHGYDLDIVKYRAARNGANNCPLNPTTYLASTGLGVLSNILVPTADRFVGYSMGPGYWGKTFYIWPPDPRTPVGNPGDAGHVAGDWRQRFFFNRSGGALDPQNDNNTTNTAGTTDHINNAVFNTGSSGQTINSAAVVNYAAVLKWIKSGPQVLPPNLRAGRVVYYTSIPDDVNTATGTTAQKLDKGFWKLYIDYVLGTGSYTSADNLYGVADSWSASAASITTSDMTTYKFTWETGAATRPYMRYTDSPLRPRLHLWFGPLSMMDFLASATGSNWTAGTVYEAQCWQLKAGVNAVLDDVKNNHPNDYSGLVYFATSQHNGVRIPLSQNYKRIQNALFYPRDLVDTITNGDVTSEYRPYTNTSLGGYNQAIIPNSSGGTDPATGLGYAFNLLSPSTITAAKSVGTGNGRRGAQKIVIFETDGVPNSYRVPTFNARGYNSYYTLAGSVTSGNNGDTTGINHAYSVIQQIVKQMASTATTSGGGADSGLSLPNAPARVYPIAFGDLFDEVLAPNATFRPTANQFLANCAAYGGTGTTGATQLPDAQIITGSYDQRINRLRDCLERIFQSGVSVVLIE; this is translated from the coding sequence ATGAAAGTGGGGAGTTACGAGAACCGACGGGGGCGCCGCGGGACCATCCTGCCGCTGCTCGGGGTGTGTTTGATCGGGCTGTTCGGGTTCGTCGCGCTGGCGGTGGACCTGGGCATGCTGGCGGTGTCCCGCACCCAGAGCCAGAACGGGGCCGACGTGGCCGCGCTGGTGGGCACCCGCACGCTCAACAACCGGGACGGGGTCGCCTACAACAACCTGCCGGCGGCCGTCACCGCGGCCCAGGCGTCGGTGACCAGCAACCCGCACCTGAGCACCAACTTCGTGAGCGGCGAGGTCAGCAAGATGGAGGTGGGGCAGTACCTCTACGACCCCACCAGCCAGACGTTCCAGGTGCAGAACTGGACGCAGGTCACCGGGGGCGGCGCGATGAGCGCGCCGGGCGGCAACTCGTGGACCGCGATGCGGGTCACCCTGGGCGTGTCGCAGCCCACGTACTTCATGCGGGTGTTCGGCGTCAACTCGATGCCCAGCGGGGCGGTCGCGACGGCCGTGTACCGCCCCCGCGACATCGCGTTCGTGCTCGACATGACCGGCTCGATGGCGTTCAGCAGCACGTTTAACAGCGGCAACGCGCAGGGCTCCTCGTCCGACTACCAGTCGATGAACCCGGACCCGCTCGTGCCGAAGGCCGGGCACTACACCACGGTCCAGAGCCGCATCGTCGCGGCCGATAACCTGGCCAACAGCTCCAACGAGGCGCTGCCGCGGAACAACTTCACGATCACCACGCCGGGCGGCCCGCCGATCGTCCGCTCGTACTACTACGACCCGAGCAACTGGGGCACCCCGAGCACCGTCGCCTCCCCCGTCACCACGAAGGGCGACGGGAGCGCGAACCTGCTGCCCGCGTTCCACCGCTGGTCCCCGCCCGAGAGCGGCGCGGACTCGGACAACTACATCGCCCCGACGTACAACTTCGCCGGCTACAACGCGTTTCACAAGGGGAACGAGACCACCCCCCAGGGGCCGACGCCCGCCCCCGACACCTACGGCACGATGACCGACGCGTCGGGCCTCACCTACACCGGTGACCGGTGGCGGCGGCGCGACGGGCGCATCGACAAGACCACGACCGACTGGAGCAGCACGAACAACCGCGCCGCGTACCACGCGGCCGACCTGCTCGGGTACACGAACTCGACGCCCCCCACGTCCGCCATGGGGCTGAACCCGGCGTTCGCGACCACGTGGCTGAACTTCCGTGACCCGGTGTGGGAGACGCACGGCTACGACCTGGACATCGTGAAGTACCGCGCCGCCCGGAACGGGGCCAACAACTGCCCGCTCAACCCGACGACGTACCTCGCCTCGACCGGGCTCGGGGTCCTGAGCAACATCCTGGTGCCGACCGCGGACCGGTTCGTCGGGTACTCGATGGGGCCGGGGTACTGGGGCAAGACGTTCTACATCTGGCCGCCCGACCCCCGCACCCCGGTGGGCAACCCGGGCGACGCGGGCCACGTGGCCGGCGACTGGCGGCAGCGGTTCTTCTTCAACCGCAGCGGCGGCGCGCTCGACCCGCAGAACGACAACAACACCACCAACACCGCCGGCACCACCGACCACATCAACAACGCGGTGTTCAACACCGGTTCGTCCGGTCAGACGATTAACTCGGCCGCGGTGGTGAACTACGCGGCGGTGCTGAAGTGGATCAAGAGCGGGCCGCAGGTGCTCCCGCCGAACCTGCGGGCCGGCCGGGTGGTGTACTACACGTCCATCCCGGACGACGTGAACACGGCCACCGGGACCACCGCCCAGAAGCTCGATAAGGGGTTCTGGAAGCTGTACATCGACTACGTGCTGGGCACCGGCAGCTACACCTCAGCCGACAACCTGTACGGGGTGGCGGACAGTTGGTCGGCCAGCGCCGCGTCGATCACCACCAGCGACATGACCACCTACAAGTTCACCTGGGAGACGGGGGCGGCCACCCGCCCGTACATGCGGTACACCGACAGCCCGCTGCGCCCGCGGCTGCACCTGTGGTTCGGGCCGCTGTCGATGATGGACTTCCTGGCGTCGGCGACCGGCAGCAACTGGACCGCGGGCACCGTGTACGAGGCCCAGTGCTGGCAGCTCAAGGCCGGTGTGAACGCGGTGCTCGACGACGTGAAGAACAACCACCCGAACGACTACAGCGGGCTGGTGTACTTCGCCACCAGCCAGCACAACGGGGTGCGGATCCCGCTGAGCCAGAACTACAAGCGGATCCAGAACGCGCTGTTCTACCCGCGGGACCTGGTGGACACGATCACCAACGGGGACGTGACCAGCGAGTACCGGCCGTACACCAACACGTCACTCGGCGGGTACAACCAGGCCATCATCCCGAACTCCTCCGGGGGCACCGACCCGGCCACCGGGTTGGGGTACGCGTTTAACCTGTTATCGCCGTCCACCATCACAGCCGCGAAATCGGTCGGGACCGGCAACGGTCGCCGCGGGGCGCAGAAGATCGTGATCTTCGAGACCGACGGGGTGCCCAACAGCTACCGGGTGCCGACGTTCAACGCCCGGGGGTACAACTCGTACTACACGCTCGCCGGCAGCGTCACCAGCGGAAACAACGGGGACACCACCGGGATCAACCACGCGTACAGCGTGATCCAGCAGATCGTGAAGCAGATGGCCTCGACCGCCACAACCTCGGGCGGGGGCGCCGACAGCGGGCTCTCGCTGCCCAACGCCCCGGCCCGGGTGTACCCGATCGCGTTTGGGGACCTGTTCGACGAGGTGCTGGCCCCGAACGCCACGTTCCGCCCGACCGCCAACCAGTTCCTCGCGAACTGCGCGGCCTACGGCGGCACCGGCACCACCGGCGCGACCCAGTTGCCGGACGCCCAGATCATCACCGGCAGCTACGACCAGCGCATCAACCGGCTCCGCGACTGCCTCGAACGCATCTTCCAGAGCGGCGTGTCCGTCGTGCTCATCGAGTAG
- a CDS encoding aminotransferase class IV, with protein MSLVWVNGTLVDKLDARVSPFDHGFLYGDGVWEHLRVFGGAPFRAPEHLSALAKAAGALGIEVPLSPAELLAAIGATVRANSRTEGYVRVLVTRGPGTIGPDPRKLEPQVLITAEEYQPFPQELYGHGLHAVVSPQLLDADNPAHQFRTLNQLHIVRAKQHALQSGCLEALLQNRNREIVGATEGVLFAVKGDLLTLASGAAWDDTGAAVIDSTADRLALVEDPLRLEHLLAADEVFVAGTACGVIGVVRIDGTDIGRGIEGAVTRGVREAYTRITQRGTE; from the coding sequence ATGTCTCTCGTTTGGGTCAACGGCACGCTCGTTGACAAGCTCGACGCCCGCGTGAGCCCGTTCGATCACGGGTTCCTGTACGGCGACGGTGTCTGGGAGCACCTGCGCGTGTTCGGCGGGGCGCCGTTCCGCGCGCCGGAGCACCTCTCCGCCCTCGCCAAGGCCGCCGGCGCACTCGGGATCGAAGTGCCCCTTTCGCCGGCCGAGCTGCTGGCAGCGATCGGGGCGACGGTCCGGGCGAACAGCCGCACCGAGGGCTACGTTCGCGTGCTCGTGACCCGCGGTCCGGGGACGATCGGCCCGGACCCGCGGAAGCTCGAACCGCAAGTGCTCATCACCGCCGAAGAGTACCAGCCGTTCCCGCAGGAGCTGTACGGCCACGGGCTGCACGCGGTCGTTTCGCCGCAGCTCCTGGACGCCGACAACCCCGCGCACCAGTTCCGCACGCTGAACCAGCTCCACATCGTCCGCGCGAAGCAGCACGCGCTTCAAAGCGGGTGCCTCGAAGCGCTGCTCCAAAACCGGAACCGCGAGATCGTGGGGGCCACCGAAGGCGTGCTGTTCGCCGTGAAGGGCGATTTGCTCACACTCGCGTCCGGGGCGGCGTGGGACGACACCGGTGCGGCGGTCATCGATTCGACCGCCGACCGGCTCGCGCTCGTTGAAGATCCGCTCCGGCTCGAACACCTGCTCGCGGCGGATGAGGTGTTCGTCGCCGGGACCGCGTGCGGCGTCATCGGGGTCGTGCGCATCGACGGAACGGACATCGGCCGCGGGATCGAGGGGGCGGTCACACGGGGCGTGCGCGAAGCGTACACCCGCATCACACAGCGCGGAACCGAGTGA
- a CDS encoding NfeD family protein — protein sequence METVFLVCAITGGTLVVCLLVAGLFGFGSEHDVDHDTDTDADHDAGDDGHGNALFGMLSVRALTSALLFFGLGGMTARYYGADELAAFGTALGAGAGVLYLVATALRAMKRLRSDGTVRVERAVGTTGTVYLRVPGERAGSGKVHLALQNRTVEYQAVTAGGELPTGRPVKVVAVVSADTVEVEPA from the coding sequence ATGGAAACCGTGTTCCTGGTGTGTGCGATCACCGGCGGTACGCTCGTCGTGTGCCTGCTGGTCGCGGGGCTGTTCGGCTTCGGCAGCGAACACGATGTCGATCACGACACCGACACGGACGCCGACCACGACGCCGGCGACGACGGGCACGGCAATGCGCTGTTCGGAATGCTGTCCGTCCGCGCGCTCACGTCGGCGCTCCTGTTCTTCGGCCTCGGCGGCATGACCGCCCGCTACTACGGGGCCGACGAACTGGCGGCGTTCGGCACCGCCCTCGGCGCGGGGGCCGGTGTGCTTTACCTCGTCGCGACCGCGCTGCGGGCGATGAAGCGCCTCCGGTCCGATGGCACGGTGCGCGTCGAGCGGGCGGTGGGCACCACCGGGACGGTCTACCTGCGGGTCCCGGGCGAACGGGCCGGGTCCGGTAAAGTTCACCTCGCGCTCCAGAACCGGACCGTCGAGTACCAGGCCGTGACCGCGGGCGGCGAGTTGCCCACCGGCCGCCCGGTCAAGGTCGTCGCCGTCGTCAGCGCGGACACCGTCGAAGTCGAGCCGGCGTAA
- a CDS encoding flotillin family protein: MLTHTLLAQQKPVPAEVPWPAITALAAGLVLFGLLMLVAKRYKRCPSNRVLVIYGKTGGGNAAKCVHGGAAFVVPLIQDYSYLNLDPIQIEVPLKGALSIENIRVNVPSVFTVAIGTDPETMQNAAIRLLDLGTQEIKEQARDIIFGQLRQVIASMRIEDINRDRDKFLESVQKSLEPELKKIGLVLINVNITDITDESGYIEAIGRKAAAIAIQQAKIDVAEQEKKGQIGVAEAERERAISVANATKVREIGTREATREQAIKVAQLEKDREVGEQTAQLEQDALIKEAQRQQAIRIAELDRDQRVGEQQAVFEREARIAEAERDKRVRLAEANAKAVTGEAVAQADVAGAQATLAVRNAEAYQLAETKKREAEAAVLEAQNRALARAALAQAEKVEAEQRAALEAPAKAQKAKMIVDAEAAAERVKLEAEAQAATIYAKLEAEARGQFEILAKKGEGLKKIIEACGSPQAAFQLLMLEHMDALAEASAKAISNVKFDKVVVWEGGGNGTGTSNTAGFLKDMAKMMPPMMQVMKDIGGVELPEYFARLTGDTSTEPKPSANGTHAV, from the coding sequence ATGCTCACGCACACGCTCCTGGCGCAACAAAAGCCCGTCCCGGCGGAGGTGCCGTGGCCGGCGATCACCGCGCTGGCGGCCGGGCTGGTCCTCTTCGGGCTGCTGATGCTGGTCGCGAAGCGGTACAAGCGGTGCCCGAGCAACCGCGTCCTGGTTATCTACGGCAAGACCGGCGGCGGGAACGCGGCCAAGTGCGTCCACGGCGGCGCCGCGTTCGTGGTCCCGCTGATCCAGGACTACTCGTACCTCAACCTGGACCCGATCCAGATCGAGGTGCCGCTCAAGGGCGCGCTGTCGATCGAGAACATCCGGGTGAACGTCCCCAGCGTGTTCACGGTCGCGATCGGCACCGACCCCGAGACCATGCAGAACGCCGCGATCCGCCTCCTCGACCTCGGCACGCAGGAGATCAAGGAGCAGGCCCGGGACATCATCTTCGGGCAGCTCCGGCAGGTGATCGCGTCGATGCGGATCGAGGACATCAACCGCGACCGCGACAAGTTCCTGGAGAGCGTCCAGAAGTCGCTGGAGCCGGAGCTGAAGAAGATCGGGCTGGTGCTCATCAACGTGAACATCACCGACATCACCGACGAGAGCGGGTACATCGAGGCCATCGGCCGCAAGGCCGCGGCGATCGCGATCCAGCAGGCCAAGATCGATGTCGCGGAGCAGGAGAAGAAGGGGCAGATCGGCGTCGCGGAGGCGGAGCGCGAGCGGGCCATCTCCGTAGCGAACGCGACAAAGGTGCGCGAGATCGGCACCCGCGAGGCGACCCGCGAGCAGGCCATCAAGGTGGCGCAGCTCGAAAAGGACCGCGAGGTCGGCGAGCAGACGGCGCAGCTCGAGCAGGACGCGCTCATCAAAGAGGCCCAGCGCCAGCAGGCGATCCGCATCGCCGAACTGGACCGCGACCAGCGGGTCGGCGAGCAGCAGGCGGTGTTCGAGCGGGAGGCCCGGATCGCCGAGGCCGAGCGCGACAAGCGGGTGCGGCTGGCCGAGGCCAACGCGAAGGCGGTGACCGGCGAGGCCGTCGCGCAGGCGGACGTGGCCGGGGCGCAGGCCACGCTCGCGGTCCGCAACGCGGAGGCGTACCAGCTCGCCGAGACCAAAAAGCGCGAGGCCGAGGCCGCGGTCCTCGAAGCGCAGAACCGGGCGCTGGCGCGGGCCGCGCTGGCGCAGGCCGAGAAGGTGGAGGCGGAGCAGCGGGCCGCGCTCGAGGCCCCCGCGAAGGCCCAAAAGGCGAAGATGATCGTGGACGCCGAGGCCGCCGCGGAGCGGGTGAAGCTCGAGGCCGAGGCGCAGGCCGCGACGATCTACGCCAAGCTCGAAGCCGAGGCCCGCGGGCAGTTCGAGATCCTGGCGAAGAAGGGCGAGGGGCTCAAGAAGATCATTGAGGCGTGCGGCAGCCCGCAGGCGGCATTCCAGTTGCTCATGCTGGAGCACATGGACGCGCTCGCGGAGGCCAGCGCGAAGGCCATCTCGAACGTGAAGTTCGACAAGGTGGTGGTGTGGGAGGGCGGCGGGAACGGCACCGGCACCTCGAACACCGCCGGGTTCCTCAAAGACATGGCCAAGATGATGCCGCCGATGATGCAGGTGATGAAGGACATCGGCGGGGTGGAGTTGCCCGAGTACTTCGCCCGGCTCACGGGCGACACCTCGACCGAGCCGAAACCGAGCGCGAACGGCACGCACGCCGTGTAA
- a CDS encoding ABC transporter permease, whose translation MNSLPVAIRTARWMVRDTFRQSLATKLFWVMLALTAVCALFCLGVSVSGDAPGPQHPDQLPLYVNRLDLPQIGWDKIRQDTLAGTKRDDAARVGWEEAKRLGLKGFTLADAERTGRDELLRRRMGAVTPEETARVGRETVEKEGLRVVDGQVSLGFGLHTYPLRKTREAAAREVQLWLAGVAADTVGVLLALLWTAGFLPTFLEPHAVTVLLAKPAPRWALLVGKCAGVVLFVALHATIFVGATWVCLGVGTGTWDARYWLAVPLLVTNFAVFYAFSAFLAVCTRSTVVSVFGTLLFWVLCWAMNFTYLRVTAFPVEGLAPLSAFLVEAGYWVLPKPLDLSGIFFDAMDAGAYSTPVPELDAVKQSKRFQPELSVLASLAFAVGVLAVAAYEFRTLDY comes from the coding sequence ATGAACTCGCTGCCGGTGGCCATCCGCACCGCCCGCTGGATGGTGCGCGACACGTTCCGCCAGTCGCTCGCGACGAAGCTGTTCTGGGTGATGCTCGCGCTGACCGCGGTGTGCGCGCTGTTCTGCCTGGGGGTGTCGGTGAGCGGGGACGCGCCTGGGCCGCAGCACCCGGACCAGCTCCCCCTGTACGTCAACCGGCTCGACCTGCCCCAGATCGGGTGGGACAAGATCCGCCAGGACACGCTCGCCGGCACCAAGCGGGACGACGCGGCCCGGGTGGGGTGGGAGGAGGCGAAGCGGCTCGGGCTGAAGGGGTTCACCCTCGCCGACGCCGAGCGCACCGGGCGCGACGAGCTGCTGCGCCGCCGGATGGGGGCCGTCACGCCCGAGGAGACCGCGCGGGTCGGGCGCGAGACGGTCGAGAAGGAGGGGCTGCGGGTCGTGGACGGGCAGGTGTCGCTCGGGTTCGGGCTGCACACGTACCCGCTGCGGAAGACCCGCGAGGCGGCGGCCCGCGAGGTGCAGTTGTGGCTCGCCGGGGTCGCCGCCGACACGGTGGGCGTGCTCCTGGCGCTGCTCTGGACCGCGGGGTTCCTGCCCACGTTCCTCGAACCGCACGCGGTCACGGTGCTGCTGGCGAAGCCGGCCCCGCGGTGGGCGCTGCTGGTCGGCAAGTGCGCCGGGGTGGTGCTGTTCGTCGCGCTCCATGCCACGATCTTCGTCGGCGCCACGTGGGTGTGCCTCGGCGTCGGGACGGGCACCTGGGACGCACGATACTGGCTCGCGGTGCCGCTCCTGGTGACCAACTTCGCGGTGTTCTACGCGTTCAGCGCGTTCCTCGCGGTGTGCACCCGCAGCACCGTCGTGAGCGTGTTCGGCACGCTGCTGTTCTGGGTGCTGTGCTGGGCGATGAACTTCACCTACCTGCGCGTGACCGCGTTCCCGGTCGAGGGGCTCGCCCCGCTGTCGGCGTTCCTGGTCGAGGCCGGGTACTGGGTGCTGCCGAAGCCGCTGGACCTGAGCGGCATCTTCTTCGACGCGATGGACGCCGGCGCGTACTCGACGCCGGTCCCGGAGCTGGACGCGGTGAAGCAGAGCAAGCGGTTCCAGCCGGAGCTGTCGGTGCTGGCGTCGCTGGCGTTCGCGGTGGGCGTGCTGGCGGTCGCGGCCTACGAGTTCCGGACCCTGGATTACTGA
- a CDS encoding ABC transporter permease: protein MYKLLLCVRYLQTRYLAFICIVSVMLGVATLIVVNAVMSGFGTKLKDRLHGVLSDVVVDTDRPDGFYVLSDDPDPDRRRPLTPDEIVAKIKSGPVGDRIEALTPTIETFAIIRFQCNGTNVSKPVRLIGVDPQGRAEVGGFSEYLVRQKDAPRPSFDLTPEALQRHEWNIKQARYEAGNVVPPLNDKGLPPLPDAIPEPKMDEHIGIPKPKLHGVIPGHSIAHFRYKDKNGQPVEECVLKPGDDVVLITAGGQEMKPVWGSFIVTDYLKTEMSEYDQSFVYVPLEQLQHIRGMIGRATAFQVKLKNYDRDKELVTQELRKVFPHADVRVATWEEHQGPLLSAIDIERGILNLLLFMIVGVAGFSILAIFTMIVSEKYRDIGVMKSLGASSAGVMSIFLSYGLLLGVVGSLLGTALGLTVTRYINEIEAALTVLTGRAVFPKDIYYFKEIPTNVEPVTVIAVNVGAVLIATVFSLLPAWRAARLHPVQALRFE, encoded by the coding sequence GTGTACAAGCTGCTCCTCTGCGTCCGCTACCTGCAAACGCGCTACTTGGCGTTCATCTGCATCGTGAGTGTGATGCTCGGCGTCGCCACCCTGATCGTGGTGAACGCGGTCATGAGCGGGTTCGGCACCAAACTCAAGGACCGGCTCCACGGGGTGCTGTCGGATGTCGTCGTCGACACGGACCGCCCCGACGGGTTTTACGTCCTCAGCGACGACCCCGACCCGGACCGGCGCCGGCCGCTGACGCCCGACGAGATCGTCGCGAAGATCAAGAGCGGGCCGGTGGGCGACCGGATCGAGGCCCTCACCCCCACCATCGAGACGTTCGCGATCATCCGGTTTCAGTGCAACGGCACGAACGTTTCCAAGCCCGTCCGGCTCATAGGGGTGGACCCGCAGGGGCGCGCGGAGGTGGGCGGGTTCTCCGAATACCTCGTGCGGCAGAAGGACGCGCCCAGGCCGAGTTTCGACCTCACCCCCGAGGCGCTCCAGCGGCACGAGTGGAACATCAAGCAGGCCCGCTACGAGGCCGGGAACGTCGTTCCGCCGCTCAATGACAAGGGGCTGCCGCCGCTGCCGGACGCGATCCCCGAGCCGAAGATGGACGAGCACATCGGCATCCCCAAGCCGAAACTGCACGGCGTGATCCCGGGCCACTCGATCGCCCACTTCCGGTACAAGGACAAGAACGGGCAGCCCGTCGAAGAGTGCGTGCTGAAGCCCGGCGACGACGTGGTCCTCATCACCGCCGGCGGCCAGGAGATGAAGCCGGTGTGGGGCTCGTTCATCGTCACCGACTACCTCAAGACGGAGATGAGCGAGTACGACCAGAGCTTCGTGTACGTGCCGCTCGAGCAGTTGCAGCACATCCGCGGGATGATCGGCCGGGCGACCGCGTTCCAGGTCAAGCTCAAGAACTACGACCGCGACAAGGAGCTCGTGACCCAGGAGCTGCGCAAGGTGTTCCCGCACGCCGACGTGCGCGTGGCGACGTGGGAGGAGCACCAGGGGCCGCTGCTGTCGGCCATCGACATCGAGCGCGGCATCCTGAACCTCCTGCTGTTCATGATCGTCGGGGTGGCGGGGTTCAGCATCCTGGCCATCTTCACGATGATCGTCAGCGAGAAGTACCGCGACATCGGCGTCATGAAGTCGCTCGGCGCGTCGAGCGCCGGGGTGATGTCCATCTTCCTCAGCTACGGGCTGCTGCTGGGCGTCGTGGGCAGCCTGCTCGGCACCGCGCTGGGGCTCACCGTCACGCGGTACATCAACGAAATCGAAGCGGCCCTGACGGTCCTGACCGGCCGCGCGGTGTTCCCGAAGGACATCTACTACTTCAAAGAGATCCCGACCAACGTCGAGCCGGTCACCGTGATCGCCGTGAACGTCGGCGCGGTCCTGATCGCGACCGTGTTCAGCCTGCTGCCGGCGTGGCGGGCCGCCCGGCTGCACCCGGTTCAGGCGCTCCGCTTTGAGTAA
- a CDS encoding ABC transporter ATP-binding protein, translating into MTAAAVFDQVVKTYPTGLLRRGGVPALRGVSLTVPAGQVFGLLGPNRAGKTTLIKLLLSLCRPTSGAVTRLGAPLADRGTLGRVGYMHENHAFPRYLSASELLRFYGGLSGAPAGALGGRVAALVERVGLADRQAEPIARFSKGMVQRLGLAQALLNDPDLLILDEPTEGLDLFGRQLLRAVVRERRAAGKTVLLVSHVLTEVQELCDSAAVLVAGRVAFTGTLAELLRDPESGAARTLEAALQRLYQPEAA; encoded by the coding sequence GTGACGGCAGCCGCGGTGTTCGACCAGGTGGTGAAGACGTACCCGACCGGCTTGCTCCGCCGGGGCGGGGTGCCGGCGCTCCGCGGGGTGAGCCTGACGGTCCCGGCCGGGCAGGTGTTCGGGCTGCTCGGGCCGAACCGGGCCGGCAAAACCACCCTCATCAAGCTCCTCCTCTCGCTCTGCCGGCCCACGTCGGGGGCGGTCACCCGGCTCGGCGCCCCGCTGGCCGACCGGGGCACGCTCGGGCGCGTCGGGTACATGCACGAGAACCACGCGTTCCCGCGGTACCTGTCGGCGTCCGAGCTGCTCCGGTTTTACGGCGGGCTGTCGGGCGCTCCCGCCGGCGCGCTCGGCGGGCGCGTGGCGGCCCTGGTCGAGCGGGTCGGGCTCGCCGACCGCCAGGCCGAGCCGATCGCGCGGTTCAGCAAGGGCATGGTGCAGCGGCTCGGGCTGGCCCAGGCGCTCCTCAACGACCCGGACCTGCTCATCCTCGACGAGCCCACCGAGGGGCTGGACCTGTTCGGCCGGCAGCTGCTCCGCGCGGTGGTGCGCGAGCGCCGGGCCGCCGGGAAGACGGTGCTCCTGGTGTCGCACGTGCTGACCGAGGTGCAGGAGCTGTGCGACTCGGCCGCGGTGCTCGTGGCCGGCCGGGTGGCGTTCACCGGCACGCTCGCCGAGCTGCTCCGCGACCCGGAATCCGGCGCCGCCCGGACGCTCGAAGCCGCGCTCCAGCGGCTGTACCAGCCGGAGGCCGCATGA